GCTGGGCATAATTCGTATTTCGTTGAAAAAGTTTGTTTTGATGCACAAGTTGAGCATAAGCATATGTCCCGCAGTGATCGGATCAAATGCACCGCAGAACAATAGAACTTTTTTCAAATTGTTCatcattatatttgttcCAATTAAACCAAAAACGACTTAAAAAATGAGTTTATAtactgtttaaaaaaattaatgtgtagttGTTATTTTCCAATTGaagttaaatacatatagCCTATTTATTATGCTAACACCTTTCAATTATTCAATACACAGTGAATACATTGGCTTGAATGTGTTAGAATTATTGAATTTGGTGATTAAtgtgaattaaaatatccATATTGTAGGAATAGATAAGTTCTCGTtgatataattaaaatataatttaaaaatatgatacatATCTAAAAATGCtgattatttttaccaGAAACACAATAAAACTTATTCCATCTAAGTGTGGACAAAGATATAACTGATGTTACTGTGCTAGTCGTGGAATCCACGGGTCTTATCAGGCGATTGCATAAACGATGTTGCaggtatttaatatttaattttagatTATTTTTGAATTTATGACCTCAATGTCCGTCATTTTAGTCATTTAGTATAATATGATTGTGACACACACGGAATCTCGCGTTTGTGGCACCTTCCATcatgattttataaaacgTTAAATTTCATGGTTTTCGCtataattgtaaattattttcattctATCCttatcattttcattatttgtGGTCTTTTCAATTCTAGATACCGTATGAATTTGATTATCAAACGTCAACTGTGGCCTCCTTAGCTCAGTCGGAAGAGCGCCAGACTCTTAATCTGGTGGTCAGGGGTTCGAGCCCCCTAGGTGGCTGTTTTTactattgtatttatatgtgttcACATACATAAAGCACATTATCTGGTTTTGTTTTTTGGGTGttttaaagttaatttCGTCTTTTTGTACACTTTTTAGTTCCCACATGTTCGGCTCTCCACACATacgtttttgtttttttacttttcatGTTTGTTTTTGCTATCTTCACGTTCTGTGCAGTAGTCCTATGAACTGAAGgaatgttatttttattgcgTCGTGGCCGTCGATTCTGAAGTACTGCATATCCAACCCATTTGGATATTTCGTCTCTATTGCCATCAAGGTGTCCGTTTTTGTGGCCTCCACAAACACTTTCCTCATCGTCGCCGTGTCATTCCTCTCTGCCGAGTATAATATCTGGTTGTAGAACATTATTTTGTGTATCATGTTCCCTTCCGTTGCCTCGTAGATCTGTGTAGCTGAATTCACCAGTATTTGCCCCTTCGTTGTTATGTTTATGTCCTGAAGGTCAATTTCGTCGCATGGCAACATCAGCGTTATTGGCCTGGAGATGACCCTTTGTACTGCTATACACATCAACAAGGCTAAGATCTTCATTTTTGCCTCTTTTTGTTCTGGAAATGctatttgtatattaaaacggtgttttatatatgtaataatgTTTCTGAACCgattttatctattttttaatatttaatttctaagattcattttattaGGCCCAAGGGTTTTATCAGATTCTGTGCCTTTTGAATAGAATTTTAAGATtactttactttttaattgCAGTTTATCTCAACTTTTCAATAAAGgctttgaaaataaattttttaaactgatgtcaataatttttaccATGTTGAGGTGCACTTATCTACGATGTGTAATGTATACCCTTTGACAACAGTCGAAATTTTCCATCACCAGTTTGCAAAGTAATCGGTCAATCGCTCACCTTTTCTTTAATCGCATTAAATGCATTTTTCCTTTGAGAAAAGTATTGAGATCGAATGTATTTTATCCGCACTAATTTACTAGATGTAGGTGTCTTGGTTTGTACACTTGGTGCACAGTGTGTTATTGTGTATACACTTTATCCATACTATGTGTAAAACTACGTGTACCTGCctattgtatatttattcaaagCAAATCACATTCAATCTGTTTGACTCTAATTCCTTTTTCGTAGAGAGTAGTCCAGTGGTCGTAGCTCCTCATCCTCTGCGACTTCCAATGTTTCTTCACTTTCTGACTCAATTACTTGACCCACTAGGATTCTGTTCATTACGATACACACTATTGTATCAATTGTTATGTTTGGCAGCATGTTAAGGGGCGCTTTTTGTGCTATGATTAGGTCTCCGCTGGTGACCGATTCGATTGTGAATGAGTGCATATATCTCATGTCAGGGATCCTCGAGTATATCACATCCTCCACTATGTTTTTAAACGGCTCATTGAAGGTCTTAAGTTCATCGTTTACTACTGCATCTAGCGACCATATGTCGTATACCTTGTTGTCTATTATGTAATATCCTCCTTCTATCAGACCTGATCCTGATCCGAGTGTGATTACCACTACCTCGAAGTTTTCTCCTACCATTTCGTATACTACTCTGTTGGAGTGCGACATTGGCGGCATCAAGTTTGTGAATAGGATCACGTTTTTGTATCTAACCTTCGTTATCAGCCCACTGTTTGactcatatttatacaGTCTGCAGAAGTGGTAGTATCCTCCTTGTTTGTGTAGTGTTATCGCCGTGGTCGTTATTGACAGTTGCGAGGGATCACACAATGTAATTGGCAAAGTCACTTCTATACATGAGGAGTGCGTTATAAGTAATATCAAGATTATATATTTGGCCGTGCtcattttaaatcactAATTTAGGATTCTACTTACTGACTCTTGATGGCTAGCCATGTCTGTTTGCCTCTAATACAGCCCActgtgtttttatattttagctCAACTGTTTCCATAGTTATACATTCTTgcatatttatgttatttattttcattgtgtaactttatattttgtacatatgtatttgcgcacatatatatatatatatatatcatgTATATATGCCATTATGATCATAcataactatatatatgtaaCTCATATACTCTGTATACAGAACTGTATACCTctatatacacactgcataccattatatttaaacatttatgCAATAATATACGCTCTTATTCACTCAAAATGCACATACAGCTCCGAACACTCGGTATAATCTAAATTTGCAGTCTAAATCTTCCGTGTACTTGTACAAGCATTACATTAGAGGTCGTAAAGCGATTAAAGCACTTAAATCTGCGAAACGTACTGAATTTTtcgattttattttacaggaaTTGATTTCACGTGTCTGCATTCTGAAAGTCTCTATACTTCCACTTGGTCCTCGTGGGCGCCCGGGCGGCGGTGGTGGAGCCCCTCGTGCCTCTGCCCCGCCTCGTCCCCTGCGTTCACCTCCACGAGGGCCCCGTCCTCGCCCTCGGCGTTGCCTCTGAGCTGGTAGTCGTCCTCCAGCTCACTCGCCTTCTCGTACTTGTGCTCAGGTTCATTCGAGGTCGCGTTCCTGAAGAACCTCGAGAACAGCTTCGTCGTGATGAAGTCGAAGATGCTCTTCGAGGGGAAGATTGGGTATATTTCGTGTTCCATGTCCTTTTTCGTGAGGAACGCGAGCAGCTCGTGCTCCTTCACTGAGTTCGGGTTGTTGTTGACGATGTGGATTCCGCTCGGCACGTTGTGCGCTATGTCGTAGACTCCGTCGTGGTCTATAAAGTACTGGGCTTCAAAGTAATTAGTGTCCACTGACGTGTCTATGTCACTCGGGTGTACTGAGATGATAACCTGCCTTCCCGTCATCGTGTAGGTCACGATTCTTCGTTCTGGCGGCGGGTCGTGTCCCTTGTCGTGGAATATCTGTGCTCCGTAGTAAtaaatttcattaattatGTCGTCAGTCTTACTTTCGTATGTGATTGTGAAGTGTATTAGCATAGCAGGATGATACGGCGTATGTGAGTATTCGATATCCTGGACTATTGTGAAATGTGGAGATTCTCTATCGTTGCTGGGCAGGTAGAGACTTATACATACTGTATTTACAATAGAAAATATCAGGAGTAGTACTGGAtccattttcttcttcacaTGTATGAATCTAAAGTATTAAACTTGTGCTCGAGCTCCTTGTGAGGTCTACGATTCCCAGCACCCTTTCAAATCAATTATTAACCTTCCTTACTtttttttccttattttgaatttcttttttatttagttttatttttcttaaccttattgattttaataatatttttttttactttttaattaaatatttcgATTTCCTGTTTAGATCCTCtttattaaatgttttcattatattaacTCCTTCTAAATTTCATTCTTACTCCATCATCCTTATTATTacgttatttttattttagatcctttaattttacaatttcTTATCTTCTCTTTTTTCACTTTTGATCCTCCTTCCCATCTATatctcatttttattaatcctaatttttatcatctttatttgtatttttaatttacttttatttattttttttattatatttccttttttgtcatttttacttcattattaatttgCCTGCTATGCATACTTTTTTTCCCTTTATGTGTTCATTCCTtctactaatttttttgcCAATGCTCTAACTATTATgattctaaaaattttatcCAGTTCACGTtctatttgtttttcacCCATTGTAACTTCTTTTTTCGTGAGCCTGCTTACTTCCTCGACATAATTCTCTggttttagtttatttaattcataaCATATTGACTTCAGCGATGGTTTTTCTGATTCTGGTATCAATGGGTCTCTTTTTATCCTAAATACTTTCCTTGCTTCTTTCAAATCGTATACTATTGCTTTAgttatgtataatattgattCCAACTCTATTTCTTCACTTCCTGAGTATATTGACACTGTTACTGCGTTTCCCATATCTCCATAGCTCACTAATCTTCTAAATGATCTTTCTCTGTATTCTCCGTCATTAAATATCTCATTTCCTAGGTATGTTACTCTATTTATAAAGTTGTGGTCATTTGATTCATAGAATATATATCCATGTGCTATTCCGTACTCTTCCAGTATCAAATTCGGGTTAACACCCACCTTtgtgattttaaaataactttcATCCACTGGGTTAAATGGTATATCCAATACGATGGATAGCGATTTACTTGTTAGaaatactattattacaatgatattcattttataagACTGTAAGTGATACTAATTTCCACTTGGCTATCTATTTTTGTCACACATTGGCTAACCAGGGTGACtacatatgtattttatattagaATCTACCTtctaatattaacaaaatgcttatttttccttttattcttttataaattctATTATAATATCTTATAATCTTTTGTTGTTATTCATGTTAATCTTTTTTCATAATTCAGCTGATCCCTTTCCCTGTTATAAGCTAACCAAATGTGCAATTATATAGACTAGTCCATTCTATTACTAATGAAACCTCAATTCTTTAGTCTATCCCTGTAATCTTCACATTCCCTAATCCCATTTCTATACGGTTAAACTCGACAGATCTTTTCCTAACTTCCCTAATTGTCTAGCTTCACAATTCTCACTTccattaattttagtatatTATTGAAGTGGAACTTAATGTGGTCCTCATAGTCATCTCCAATGTCCATCATTTTGAATGCATTGTTAACTAATCCTAGGCCGTTATAGTTTTCAAGACTTCTTATTTTAGGCAGCCTTGAATACACCAGTTTTCTGACAAACTCTGCTGTCGACAAGTCGCAGTGTTTCAGCGAATCCACCAGTGCTGCTTCTACTGCCATGAGGTTATACATCCTTCCATAGGTGAACAGGAAGGCTCTTTCAGTTATCAACACGTCCAATACTCCGTCTATCACCACTATGTCGCTATTTCCGAAGTGATCGTAGCGGACTAATCTTCTAAACCCTGGCTCACGTTCTTCCTTATCGTTAAATAGCTCAATATCTCTGAGTATCACTCTCCTTATCAGACCGCCTTTGACGTGCTCGTATACTACGTGCTCATCCTTAACTTCTTGATAATATTGATTAAGTCCTTCAGTTTTCCTATAAATGTAATCTCTTGCTACATTAAAGTCCAAGTTGCAGTTATTCATAGGTAGTACCAATTCATTTTGAAACGAACTCGACACAAACAGTGCAAGCATCCACATTAACATCATTTTTACATCTTTATCTTAACTCGTGTTAACTTTTCtacttaaattatttttgtgttttcttTCAACAGCTATCTATCTGTCCGTAACCGCACCTGCTATATAACACACACTTGGCTAGccaatgtaaataatgaCGCaagtatattaaaatcactccttttcttcgtcttctgcAAAGAGTTCAAAGTATTTCTTATCTGATTCCATATCGTAAGGCGTACTCTTCTTAAGAATCTTCTCAAATATCTTGTCGACGTCGAACCTTATCGTTGGACTCTGCACTTCCACGGACTCATATATTATGCCCGGCACCCTCTTTGCGACATCCAATCCCGAGTAAGGCGAGTTGTTTTCAACCAGGCTGTCCGTCATTGTCACAAGGAACTTTCCCGGGCTCATTCCGTCTATCTTTCCGCTCGAGTAGTTCAGCATTCCGTAGACCTTCTGCAAGTTGTACACAACGTCGTTTGCCATATAGAAATACGCTTCATAGAGCCCCTTTTTTTGTCTCCCTACTGACAGTGACACTCTTCCCTTGAACTCGTTGAAGCACACGTAGCGCTTTCCTGGCACCTCGCCCTCTCCGGTGTCTGTGTACAACAGGTACCCGTGGTAGAATACTCTCTTTATCTCTTCATAGCCTTTTGCTTTGTAGCAGCTGTTTCTAAACGCTATCCCTCTAATATTCCATGCATTCACAAAATCCACTTCCGAGTTCTCCActtcaaaaaatattctGGTTTCTTCCCCTAAAGGAAGCACCAGGTCCAAAGCAAACGTTTTAgctaaaaaatataatatcaCAATAGTCAACTTCATAAaacacaattaatttaattgatttTTGCTATTTAATCGCCGGCTAGCCGGTGTGAATCGCTTTTGAACCTAATGCTTGAAGACTGTCCACTTGGCTATCACATGTATTGAACAGATTCATTCTCATGCTCAcaacatatataattgtAAATGCCATTAGATTTAAATAGATTCTTctttcctttatttttgtttagtTCCCTCTTCTTCCAGTAATGGTAGAATTGGTTCCAATTCGTGACTCGGTCCTGCGTCCTCCCAGTCCTCCTCCGTTATCTCCAGTGGCCTCAGCGACTGGTATTCCGGCACGTAAATGTTCCTTCCTTCCAGCGGCAGATTACTCACGTCAAAGCCGTATAAGTCTTTGCAGAGATCATTTATCAGTTTGTTTGTCGGTATTATTTGCAATATCTCTCTTATCAGTTTCCTAATCTTCTCCGAGTACTGGTTATATCCTCCAAACAGGTCCTTCATTCCAAGATCCAGGTCCATTAGGCTGTGCATAATATCATCTACTACTAGAAAACACTCCtctattttcattttacttGACCCTGatattactattattagttccttgttgtttattttcacgTCGTACACTAAGCGCCTGAACTCTGGCGTCATTAATGTCATGCTGTTTAACAAATCTAATTCTCCAATGCTTATCTTCGTTATCGGTATTTTCGTTTTACTCTCGTACATTCCGAGTTCACAGTCTATCGTCGTTCCATCTTCCATCGTCATCTCCGTCTTCGTCGTTATTGCGTGAAGGTCATTTACGTTGTCTTCCACTGGCAACTTTAGGTGAACACTGGCTGCCTCACTCACAATGAGCGCCAATATTATCATTTGTTTCATCTTAGCCTCttcaatattataattattctaAACGGACGATATAACATACTAGCTAGCTACTTCCTCCACAGCTCTATTAGCTGTCGAATTTATGTATCACGCTAACAAACATGAACCATGTTATATGAACAttatttcttttaattGTGCTcgtttatttatgtacttgAATTCGCACTTCGCCTGTGCTTGAACTAACTTCTTCCGTTTGAATTGGCGTCATTTTAAGTGCTTCTAACATTCTGTTTACCATCAGCCTATCGTTGTCGCACACTATTCTCGATTCTTCCAATTCGTGTTTTCCGTCATTCAATACTTGCTGTGAGTCGTAGTATGGCAGTCCTACTGTTGGAAGCTGCTCGTATAGCAAACGTCTTACATCTATTGCGTATCTTTTTGGGCACCTTGCCTCCACTGTCGTCACAACCTTCTTTACGTACTTCAAGTTGTAACAAATGTTTCCGTTGAACCAGAAGATTGCCTCCATGTGGTCCGGTCCTGTTGATGGAGAAACCAAGATGATATCTGACCCTTCTGATTCCAGATGGTGTACGCATCTTCCAGATCCTTCTTGAAAGGGCATTTGATTTTTGAATAACTCGACACCTCTGAATACCACTCTTTTGATGATATCGTTTGTTTTACTTTCATAAGCTGTTATCTTAGTACGACAGACTCTAAAATTTACTTTGAAAAGATGGTCTTCTGActtaaatatgataaaatcaTTTCTCTCATCTTCAAGTGGTAGTATGAGATCAATAGAATTGACCCTAATCAAGAGGAGTGTTAGCAATGCTAGAAGTTTCATCTCAGCAGTTGTAATATTAACTGAATATGGCTAGCTAGATGcctttattattaaaatggatAGCGCCACAGATACAAACGGGGTGGTAAATAAgagttaatttattatactatATCTAATTAATGATATAATTGTCATCattcattataaaatatgtaaaattcGCCAACTACTTAATTAGTTTTAAGTATTAAAACCATACAAAAAGATGGAATCAATACAGATTTCACTATTTATATGAAAATGATAgatgtaaaaatacattataCATACAAAATACAGAAAGAAGttgaaaattttatgaAACAATGAAGATATTTATGGAAGGAGAAGGgggaattttaaaataatcaacacacatatatacaataaaaaataaaaagttaaaatgtgGAAAGATTTAAGAATAATGGTTGATAGGAAATGGAAATGGACAGTTAAGTGTGATAAGGAGGAGGAATAAATGAACGTAAATGAGTAAATATTcttgaaaatgaaaaaaaataattgaaaaaaatatatttattaattaatttacaaaattgataattaaatagATTAATATTGGTGAAAATGGATATTATCAcaatataaaatagatCCACTACATAGTTGTTAAATGAGGGCAATTTTGATATCAATTGTAACTATTTATaatctgtaaaatattgttaatgaATTCTTGATGATTTCGTAGTCTTAaatgattaatatttgGTTTTTTTGACTTGAATTTTAAGATTTGGCATAAATCTATGCTCAGATCCtctattttaatacacatttttaaatctctGGTTTAAACCATTGCTTTAGATAatgatattattattgtacattattttaactcttTATTGAAGTGTTCAAATGTTGGACCCATTGGTTACTTTGAGGCTGTCCGAATTGACCGGAAGGTAGGAAAACTAAAAAAATGattgataaaaacattttagAAGTGACATAAATGACGATTACACAGATATGTTGCTCATTCTGAGGAAGCCGGACGATTTTTTTAAGGTATTGAACAGATTCGTCATTTTATTaagttattatttacacattttgaaaaaattataagATTTAAGACAATAAAGCAAGtagatttatatttgtttattttagaGCCCTTCTTCCGACACAGATGTTGTGATTAATGTCCATACGGGAGTCCTGAGAGTAGCATCGTCGTATTTCAACAAGGCAATAGACTCGCTCCTGGAAAAAAGGCTGAAAGAAAGCGGTACGGATATAAATAgatgttttatatttattttacaaaatttttTAGGTGATTTGAATATTGGAGCGCCATTGAGACTGGTGCTGGACACGCAATACCCCTCAGTGTTCCAAAGgataatatattacatatacaaGTAAGTGCAAACGTAGTTATTGGTGTAGCGGAACGGTAGAATACAAGGCGTCGACACCGTAACAAACGTTTAGAAACGATTACCAGAACATGAACGAGGAGACGAGGTTCTTGGTGCCGCTGTACACGGAGAGCGTGCGCTTCGACCTGTCAGAAATGAAAAACGGAGTTCTGAAGATGATTCGAAGCCAGGCGTCACTCGAGGACCTGTCGAACCTGGCCGCAGCAGCAGAGTCGGGAGGGGAACTGGAGCTGGCGTCAGAATGCGGCCGCATACTCTCAGACTCAGCGTACGCAGTGCTCTCAAGCAACCTGCACCTGAACCTGGGACTGACGGCGATGAAGGCATTCCTCTCGAGCGATAACCTGCAGCTGGACGAGGTGGAGACTTTCGCAACCCTCTGCTACTACATGGACACAAACAAAAACCTGCACTCGCCATACAGCACCAACCACCTGGGAAAACACGAGAAGGTAACTGCGTTTCAcgctaattttaaacaggaCCTGGTGAAAAACATAAGGTTCTGCTCAATGTCGCCCAAGGCGCTGTCGGAATTTAGATGCGACTCAGTAAACACGTTTCTGCTGGACGGAGCGCTGAGAATACTAACAAAGACGCAACTGAAGCCCCGGGTGTTT
The sequence above is a segment of the Theileria orientalis strain Shintoku DNA, chromosome 3, complete genome genome. Coding sequences within it:
- a CDS encoding uncharacterized protein (BTB/POZ-like domain containing protein) — its product is MLDPLVTLRLSELTGRSDINDDYTDMLLILRKPDDFFKSPSSDTDVVINVHTGVLRVASSYFNKAIDSLLEKRLKESGDLNIGAPLRLVLDTQYPSVFQRIIYYIYKNDYQNMNEETRFLVPLYTESVRFDLSEMKNGVLKMIRSQASLEDLSNLAAAAESGGELELASECGRILSDSAYAVLSSNLHLNLGLTAMKAFLSSDNLQLDEVETFATLCYYMDTNKNLHSPYSTNHLGKHEKDLVKNIRFCSMSPKALSEFRCDSVNTFLLDGALRILTKTQLKPRVFPWNENDEYKTITYNGLFPVMLVRSGKYQLTDLDHNSSNCKLVTPQVNKKVLSSYLAHTHGTEREGCEFFWAFQVSKTHSGKIGLGLTVTSDQPLDELSRSVFSTMSKSRKIVFFYDFAQNKFKSGYIDNTSSTEIRSLWAYDSNMNRSVYKLKTSDVVHLRTSVTFSCVTLQISVVNTSFNEKFTIPISSKRTLGNLIKRAAILTSPFVMTYDVGDALVLPGLSSNFKF